In Zygosaccharomyces rouxii strain CBS732 chromosome A complete sequence, the genomic window AATACAAGGTTACAGTATTATACGGATCCAAAtcacaagaacaaagagaACAGTCTTTGCAATTATTGAGAAAGGGTAAAGTGCAAATAATGATTGCTACTAATGTAGCAGCAAGAGGTTTAGACGTACCTGATGTGTCTCTGGTAATAAATTTTCAACTTtctaaaacttttgaagactATGTGCATAGAATTGGTAGAACTGGTAGAGCTGGTCATGAAGGTACCGCTATTACATttttagatgatgaagatccagAATTGGTAAAAGAGTTGTACAAGTACCTGCAAGAGAATAATCCAACTGGTGCAAACAACTTTGCTCCTCGATTGAAGGAAAAATATAGATTAGGTAAAAGGCGtattgaagaagttttGTATTGATATGAAGAATAACGATCATCGTCGTTTGACGAAAAACAAAATGTAGCGAGATGCAAACTAAACATTAACAAAACacaattaaaaaaaaactaTTGTTACAAATTCTATAAAGGCCCTACCACGTCCCATGTACTCATTCGtcttctgatgaagatgatggatAGTCGACTAAAGAAGCCTTTTGCGGCTCTTCTGTCTTTTGACGTTTCTCTTTTGCATTTTCACTCTTGAAATTAGTCTTCCTCTTTCGCAGTTTATTCAACACTTCACCGCTAAAAATCCTTCCATGTTTTTCTTCGGCTGATTcattttcaccttttttGACTTCCTCTGCAGCTTGGGTTTCATTGCTTTTATCCAGTAGATGAACCATTAGATCTAAAGTCTCCTgtcttttttcctcttcttcctcccTCTTAGCTCTTGGATTTGGATCGTCATGAGCCCACTTCACTTGTAAGCCCGTTAGTTGTAATCTTTCCTCCCATTCTCTATCACTTGGTATGAGTAATGATTGATTGGCAACCACTTCTTTGGCAAACTCTGCATTACACTGccttttaaatttaataaatgcacaattcttggattccaaataatgtaatttatcaatttcacctaATTCTGAGAAGAGAAATCGTATGCGATTTTCTATTTGGTTTGATTTTAATGGTCTGTTACCTAAAGCTGAACTAATCCCACCAACATAAAGAGTTTTATTATGTTTTCTAAATGAACCAACACCGGCCATATCATCTCTGTAAAATGCAAACTTTTCCCTACCAAAACAATCCAAAACATCTGTTTTAGCTGCTAATCTTAACATATCTTCATTCTCTGGAACATGGTGCATATACTGACATTTTTTACCTAGACAGCACATTCCCTTGGCAAAATAAAGGCAAAAGAATTGTGTTTCCTGTTTATCACCTAGCGTTTTACCAGAATGTAGTTTCGGATCTAATCTGAAGGGGCTTACGAATCTACTTTGACCACCTTGACCTTGAGACCATTTATTATACCATATGTTAAACACTAACCCAGTTTGAGGTGGTATAGATGACGGCAAATCTGATTCTTTCACTTGGACTTTAGCAGACCTTTCTCTCCATGTTTTGGACATAGTGCTGGGTTTACTAGTAAACGTAGGATCGTCTGTTTTGTATACTCCATACTGTTTAAGTACTACTTTGCTTGATATGATGAGATGGGAAGCGGTgagaagttgaaaaaaaaatatctcCCGGGGGTGATTCGAACACCCGATATCCAGATAACTTTTCACATTACAGTCTGGCGCCTTAAACCAACTTGGCCACCGAGAGTTATTAAACTGTTGAAAACAGATAAAGCAGTTTTCGACTATAAGacaaagaagatttggcCAATTTATATCAACCGAGGACCAATTATGGTAAATGTGCAATAACAAGAGCCCATTTGTTTAGGAGATAATATTTAATTCAAGAGAATACTAGACTGTTATGTTTCTTATTGTTCTTCCTATATGAATACTAGTCTAAGAAGTTCCAACCAGCTTGAACGTAGCTATAGCACAAAGGCTCAGCGCGCTATTAGAAACAATTGTCTTTTCTCTGTAGATCACATACTATATCAGTCCAAAGACAACAGTGATAAACTTCTATTCCTTACTATATTGATCTAACCTGCTCTTAGATATTGTATCTATATTCTTGGGTAGCCCTTAATCTCCTGAGGAGTAGAAGTAATAACCTCAGAATAATGGTTTTATAGTATATCGTTCTagctttcaaaatatcCCAATGAGAACTAGCTAATTGCCTCTTTTGGATCTTCTTAGTAGTAATGTTTAAAcatgaagatttgatttgatGCTAATTCTTCACTTTCTGAGAGTATCAAGATCAGTAACCTTtaccttttttttaataaaCCTGAAAGTATAAGAATGCACCCACAAAGACAGTTAACAATATTTTAGAATGAAAGGTTAGGTACACCTGGTATGTTTTACGCATACTAACCGCCAAGCTGAAATATTCTGAATATTctgaacaagaaagaaataTATACAGATCTGCCAATGGGAACTAGCACTTAAGAGCCATGAGGATACTCAGCGGTCTGCAATTGAACTAGTCTTTGAATGGGCACGCGGCTAATATTCCTCCACCAGTTCAGTAAGCGGTTTCTAAAATATACTTGCAAAAAACATATGCATGGAAAACCAAGAAAAACGCAGAGAACATCGACACACGTTCTAGAACTTCAATGGAAATTATCTAGAAGTCATACTGCTCAAGAACCTCGGCGCTTAAAATCAATAAGGAGAATCTTTTAGAGGAGGAAATACGAtcatgaagaattggacaGTGTGAGATACAACAAGTGTAATGAGAAATCTCAAGAGATTTACACAGCGTTCCGGATATATAAAGCTACTTTGGGCGAAGTGAGTGGTTGGGCTAGGCAAAATAAGTATATTACTTCCAAATCTAAGCGACGAGCTCAGAAGAGCAAGTTACATTTGAGGGTATCAAGATTTGGTTACGGGGAAAGTATACTTCCTTAACTTATTACGAATCGCTCTTGCTGGAACAGGTACTCCTGCGTTCCAAACTAGCACTAAGAGTCATACATGCATACATAAGCAaaaagtaataataaagcCAATATATCCTGACAGGGGACAAATGCAACATTCATTACCAGAAActgagaaaaaaaataaaacgAAAAAATCTGGAGGATGCGAGGTTCGAACTCGCGCGGACAACCGTCCAACAGATCTTAAGTCTGCCGCCTTAGACCACTCGGCCAACCCTCCTCAGTAGTAAtatagaagaaaagaattctATTTGGATACTCTACCTCTAGGAAGCACTAGTGTTGTAATGAAATAGCAGATAAATGAGTATGAGAGACATCTATGGTTAAAGCAggtcaaatatttcaagatTATTGCTAAATGAATTCTTTTATAGTTTTTATGCCCTATTTTTGTCAAGagttcaattggaaaatgagATTTTAAGAACATCCTCGGCATATCGTGAAACTTAAGATGAGAAGAGCTAATCGCTAACGGTAAAGAGATTAGCTTGAAAGAGTGGTGAGAACACTTTTCATGGAA contains:
- the CWC2 gene encoding active spliceosome conformation promoter CWC2 (similar to uniprot|Q12046 Saccharomyces cerevisiae YDL209C CWC2 Protein involved in pre-mRNA splicing) — encoded protein: MSKTWRERSAKVQVKESDLPSSIPPQTGLVFNIWYNKWSQGQGGQSRFVSPFRLDPKLHSGKTLGDKQETQFFCLYFAKGMCCLGKKCQYMHHVPENEDMLRLAAKTDVLDCFGREKFAFYRDDMAGVGSFRKHNKTLYVGGISSALGNRPLKSNQIENRIRFLFSELGEIDKLHYLESKNCAFIKFKRQCNAEFAKEVVANQSLLIPSDREWEERLQLTGLQVKWAHDDPNPRAKREEEEEKRQETLDLMVHLLDKSNETQAAEEVKKGENESAEEKHGRIFSGEVLNKLRKRKTNFKSENAKEKRQKTEEPQKASLVDYPSSSSEDE